A stretch of the Arvicanthis niloticus isolate mArvNil1 chromosome 30, mArvNil1.pat.X, whole genome shotgun sequence genome encodes the following:
- the Prpf31 gene encoding U4/U6 small nuclear ribonucleoprotein Prp31 → MSLADELLADLEEAAEEEEGGSYGEEEEEPAIEDVQEETQLDLSGDSVKSIAKLWDSKMFAEIMMKIEEYISKQAKASEVMGPVEAAPEYRVIVDANNLTVEIENELNIIHKFIRDKYSKRFPELESLVPNALDYIRTVKELGNSLDKCKNNENLQQILTNATIMVVSVTASTTQGQQLSDEELERLEEACDMALELNASKHRIYEYVESRMSFIAPNLSIIIGASTAAKIMGVAGGLTNLSKMPACNIMLLGAQRKTLSGFSSTSVLPHTGYIYHSDIVQSLPPDLRRKAARLVAAKCTLAARVDSFHESTEGKVGYELKDEIERKFDKWQEPPPVKQVKPLPAPLDGQRKKRGGRRYRKMKERLGLTEIRKQANRMSFGEIEEDAYQEDLGFSLGHLGKSGSGRVRQTQVNEATKARISKTLQRTLQKQSVVYGGKSTIRDRSSGTASSVAFTPLQGLEIVNPQAAEKKVAEANQKYFSSMAEFLKVKGEKGGTMST, encoded by the exons ATGTCTCTGGCAGATGAGCTCTTGGCTGACCTTGAGGAGGctgcagaagaagaggaaggaggaagctatggagaagaagaggaggagccagCAATTGAAGATGTACAGGAGGAGACACAACTGGATCTTTCTGGAGATTCAGTCAAGAGCATTGCCAAGCTATGGGATAGCAAGATG TTTGCTGAGATCATGATGAAGATTGAGGAGTATATCAGCAAGCAGGCCAAAGCTTCAGAAG TGATGGGACCAGTGGAAGCAGCCCCTGAGTACCGAGTCATTGTGGATGCCAACAACCTGACTGTGGAGATAGAAAACGAGCTGA ACATTATCCATAAGTTCATCCGGGATAAATACTCGAAGAGATTTCCTGAGCTAGAATCCTTGGTGCCCAATGCTCTGGATTACATCCGCACAGTCAAG GAGCTGGGCAACAGCCTGGATAAGTGCAAGAACAATGAAAACCTCCAGCAGATCCTGACCAATGCCACCATCATGGTTGTTAGTGTCACTGCCTCAACGACCCAGGG GCAGCAGCTGTCGGATGAGGAGCTAGAGCGGCTAGAGGAGGCCTGTGACATGGCACTGGAGCTGAATGCCTCCAAGCACCGCATCTATGAGTATGTGGAGTCCCGAATGTCCTTCATTGCACCCAACTTGTCCATCATCATTGGAGCATCCACGGCTGCCAAGATCATGG GTGTAGCTGGAGGGTTGACCAACCTCTCTAAGATGCCTGCCTGCAACATCATGCTGTTGGGAGCCCAGCGCAAGACACTATCTGGCTTTTCTTCTACCTCTGTGCTGCCTCATACTGGCTAcatctaccacagtgacattgTGCAGTCTCTACCCCCA GATCTCCGGCGGAAGGCAGCCCGCCTAGTGGCTGCCAAGTGTACACTGGCAGCTCGTGTGGACAGCTTccatgagagcacagaagggaag GTGGGCTATGAACTAAAGGATGAGATTGAGCGCAAGTTTGACAAGTGGCAGGAGCCACCACCTGTGAAGCAAGTGAAACCCCTGCCTGCACCCCTTGATGGGCAGCGGAAGAAGCGAGGGGGCCGAAG GTACCGCAAGATGAAGGAGCGGCTAGGACTGACGGAGATCCGGAAGCAGGCGAACCGCATGAGCTTCGGAGAG ATTGAGGAGGATGCCTATCAAGAAGATCTAGGCTTTAGCCTGGGCCATTTGGGCAAATCCGGCAGTGGGCGTGTACGGCAGACACAGGTGAATGAGGCCACCAAGGCCAGGATTTCCAAGACTTTGCAG CGGACCTTACAGAAACAGAGCGTGGTATATGGTGGGAAGTCAACAATTCGTGACCGATCCTCAGGGACTGCCTCCAGTGTGGCCTTCACACCCCTCCAG GGTCTGGAGATCGTGAACCCACAGGCGGCTGAGAAGAAGGTGGCAGAGGCCAACCAGAAGTACTTTTCTAGCATGGCCGAGTTCCTCAAGGTCAAGGGTGAGAAAGGCGGCACCATGTCTACCTGA